In Diabrotica undecimpunctata isolate CICGRU chromosome 4, icDiaUnde3, whole genome shotgun sequence, a single genomic region encodes these proteins:
- the LOC140439563 gene encoding esterase AGAP003155 produces the protein MNHENIEPQKCCPDNKMKLKILAIHGYRQNAETFRSKTGSFRKMIHKWAEFTYITAPHKVILVDDPNDLEKNGPDIGQSKDEEQYGWFFNRDDKTFRGIRKGGPAIGFEDSLKYIEDICEKEGPFDGLLGFSQGACFAGLLCDLQQRGLTKFTFNFAIFSSGFKSGSLPHLKYYTDRITIPSLHIFGENDQIIPTEMSEALSNCFEEPVIVRHPGGHYLPAAAPQKSDYQKFIKLQLLKKQCNNLTFNAV, from the exons ATGAATCATGAAAATATAGAACCTCAAAAGTGCTGTCCCGATAACAAAATGAAGCTAAAAATCCTAGCGATTCATGGTTACAGACAAAACGCTGAAACTTTCAGATCAAAAACTGGGTCTTTTCGAAAAATGATTCACAAATGGGCAGAGTTCACGTACATTACAGCTCCCCATAAGGTTATTCTAGTAGATGATCCTAATGATTTAGAGAAAAATGGACCTGATATAGGACAAAGTAAAGACGAAG agcAATATGGTTGGTTTTTTAATCGAGATGATAAAACATTTAGAGGTATTAGAAAAGGAGGGCCAGCCATTGGTTTTGAAGATAGTTTAAAATATATAGAAGACATTTGTGAAAAAGAAGGTCCATTTGATGGTCTTTTAGGATTCTCACAAGGAGCTTGCTTTGCAGGATTACTTTGTGATTTACAACAAAGAGGAT TGACcaaatttacttttaattttgcCATTTTTTCATCTGGTTTCAAATCAGGGAGCCTTCCACATTTGAAATATTACACTGACAGAATAACAATACCAAGCCTTCatatttttggagaaaatgatcaaATAATTCCAACAG AAATGAGTGAAGCTTTGAGTAACTGCTTTGAAGAACCAGTTATAGTAAGACATCCTGGAGGTCACTACTTACCTGCTGCAGCTCCACAGAAAAGTGATTATCAGAAATTTATAAAGCTCCAACTTCTTAAAAAACAATGTAATAACTTAACATTCAATGCGGTTTAA